A single genomic interval of Rosistilla ulvae harbors:
- a CDS encoding sigma-54-dependent Fis family transcriptional regulator, whose product MPSKTDYFSSHWPSVVRELSCELLRQVAAGEPLGTTFYPAISGVLADFRPGAIAIVRQRGMDWGLEPAFAAASDFRIDAVPEVVISTALEAQFIGHDSGWVAAAIVSKDRAPSVLVVQLPRSAVDQVDALRPMMIGLAELSAMLLQIASDQAARGAEIQRLTTMLEIAATWQQQRDWTELLESMAEAATQLLDAQRASIFLWDRRRSLLVGRPAMGVEGGQLEVDDSAGIVGAVLGSGVAKRWDASDSESEVNRKPDAQLQFQTTSLVAVPLNNRNGKRMGVFEVINKRDGRFTEHDERVLNELAVHAAAAIENSQEREHLAQNCDKLALAVAENVQVIGESPSIVTLRKTSDRVAKTDLSVLILGENGTGKEVLARSIHLSGARRHEPFIAVNCAAIVETLLESELFGHEKGAFTDAHEARAGKFEIANGGTLFLDEIGDMSLGGQAKLLRALEEKVIVRVGGFTPITTDVRVLAATNQPLAELVRQKRFREDLFFRLNVVTLKLPPLRERGDDILLLAQHFLEDFAHKQGHRVPTLSPAAARALRSHLWPGNIRELRNLIERVSYLCTSDVIQPSDLSFSQSPNEQSDAQRLANKSLNEATRQFQIQHIQSAIQRAGRNMTEAAAMLGLHRSNLYRKMKQLDLETFDE is encoded by the coding sequence ATGCCAAGTAAAACCGACTATTTTTCGTCACATTGGCCCTCCGTTGTTCGCGAGCTCAGCTGTGAATTACTCCGCCAAGTTGCCGCCGGCGAACCGCTGGGGACGACATTTTACCCAGCGATCAGCGGCGTCTTGGCCGATTTTCGGCCCGGCGCGATCGCGATCGTTCGCCAACGCGGCATGGACTGGGGGCTGGAACCCGCCTTTGCCGCCGCCTCCGATTTCCGCATCGACGCGGTCCCCGAAGTCGTGATCTCAACGGCGCTCGAAGCCCAATTCATAGGTCACGACAGCGGTTGGGTCGCCGCTGCGATCGTGTCGAAGGATCGGGCCCCCAGCGTGCTTGTCGTCCAGTTGCCCCGTTCGGCGGTCGATCAAGTCGACGCGCTGCGACCGATGATGATCGGGTTGGCGGAACTGTCGGCGATGCTGCTGCAAATCGCCAGCGACCAAGCGGCTCGCGGTGCGGAGATCCAACGCCTGACGACGATGTTGGAGATTGCCGCTACGTGGCAACAGCAACGCGATTGGACGGAACTGCTCGAATCGATGGCCGAAGCCGCGACGCAGTTGTTGGACGCTCAACGAGCCAGCATCTTCTTGTGGGACCGCCGTCGGTCGCTGTTGGTCGGCCGCCCGGCGATGGGCGTCGAAGGAGGCCAATTGGAAGTCGACGATTCGGCCGGAATCGTCGGCGCGGTGCTCGGTTCGGGCGTCGCCAAACGCTGGGATGCGTCGGACAGCGAATCGGAAGTCAATCGCAAGCCGGACGCTCAGTTGCAGTTCCAGACGACGTCGCTGGTTGCGGTACCGTTGAACAACCGCAACGGCAAACGGATGGGAGTCTTCGAAGTCATCAACAAACGCGACGGGCGTTTCACCGAACACGACGAACGCGTGCTCAACGAGTTGGCGGTGCATGCGGCCGCGGCGATCGAAAACTCTCAAGAGCGGGAGCATCTGGCTCAGAACTGCGACAAGTTGGCTCTTGCGGTCGCCGAAAACGTTCAAGTGATCGGGGAGAGTCCGTCGATCGTGACACTGCGAAAGACGAGCGATCGCGTGGCAAAAACCGATCTGTCGGTCTTGATCCTCGGGGAAAACGGAACCGGCAAAGAGGTCCTCGCGCGTTCGATTCATCTGTCGGGAGCCCGACGCCACGAGCCGTTTATCGCTGTCAACTGCGCGGCGATCGTCGAAACGCTGTTGGAAAGCGAATTGTTTGGACACGAGAAGGGAGCGTTCACCGACGCGCACGAAGCCCGCGCCGGGAAGTTTGAGATCGCCAATGGCGGCACGTTGTTCTTGGACGAAATCGGCGACATGAGCCTCGGCGGACAGGCGAAACTGCTGCGGGCGCTCGAGGAAAAGGTGATTGTTCGCGTCGGGGGCTTTACGCCGATCACGACCGATGTCCGCGTCTTGGCTGCGACCAACCAACCGCTGGCCGAACTTGTCCGTCAAAAACGGTTTCGCGAAGACCTCTTCTTCCGCTTGAACGTTGTCACCTTAAAACTGCCGCCGCTGCGCGAACGCGGCGACGACATCCTGCTGCTGGCTCAACATTTTTTGGAAGACTTTGCTCATAAACAGGGGCATCGCGTTCCGACGCTTTCCCCCGCCGCCGCCCGCGCTCTGCGATCCCATCTCTGGCCGGGCAACATCCGCGAGCTGCGGAATCTTATCGAACGCGTCAGTTATCTTTGCACATCCGACGTAATCCAGCCGTCGGACCTCAGCTTCTCGCAGAGTCCTAACGAACAATCCGACGCCCAGCGGTTGGCCAACAAGTCGCTGAACGAGGCGACTCGGCAGTTCCAGATCCAGCACATCCAATCGGCGATCCAACGCGCCGGGCGAAACATGACCGAAGCCGCTGCGATGCTGGGCCTACATCGCAGCAACCTGTACCGCAAAATGAAGCAATTGGACCTCGAAACGTTCGACGAATGA
- a CDS encoding TIGR03546 family protein: MIIWLYRQIQGVRKALAGRDKPEELAWAMALGVLLGVVPKGNLAALMLVFVVLILRVNHAMAAVTAVAVSFAAVLFDPFTHQLGQWVLEQPALQGFYAWSWQQPLIPWTDLNNTVVMGSLLFGLMTLFPTYSLTLPLFRAIAKEKPGTAEDADVRQTTSVSDVETNVAPEPVAATSAPQRSPQPQVDVIRVHREHQTAAKPIASSGPKATCGGTPQVKKQEKAA, encoded by the coding sequence GTGATTATTTGGCTGTATCGTCAGATCCAAGGTGTTCGCAAAGCACTTGCGGGACGTGACAAACCGGAGGAACTCGCTTGGGCGATGGCCTTGGGCGTGCTGTTAGGTGTTGTCCCTAAGGGTAATCTTGCCGCGCTGATGCTCGTCTTTGTCGTGCTGATCCTGCGGGTCAACCACGCCATGGCAGCGGTCACCGCCGTGGCCGTCAGCTTTGCTGCTGTCCTGTTCGATCCGTTCACGCACCAATTGGGGCAATGGGTCTTGGAACAGCCTGCGTTGCAAGGCTTCTACGCCTGGAGCTGGCAGCAACCGCTGATCCCATGGACTGATTTAAACAACACCGTCGTGATGGGCAGCCTGTTGTTTGGATTGATGACGTTGTTCCCAACCTACAGCTTGACGCTGCCGTTGTTCCGCGCGATCGCCAAGGAAAAACCAGGCACAGCGGAAGATGCCGACGTGCGACAGACGACTTCCGTATCGGATGTCGAAACCAACGTGGCCCCCGAACCGGTCGCGGCGACATCCGCGCCGCAGCGTTCGCCGCAACCGCAGGTCGATGTGATTCGAGTTCATCGTGAACACCAAACAGCTGCCAAACCGATCGCTTCCAGCGGTCCCAAGGCAACGTGTGGCGGAACTCCCCAGGTCAAGAAGCAGGAGAAGGCAGCATGA
- a CDS encoding peptidylprolyl isomerase — translation MKTATFETTKGTIRIELFPEQTPKTVENFETLVGKGFYDGLSFHRVIPDFMIQGGCPQGTGTGGPGYNFEDEFVPELRHDGPGVLSMANAGPNTNGSQFFITHVACPHLDGKHSVFGKVIEGQDVVDSIAQGDKMDKVTVSDE, via the coding sequence TTGAAAACTGCAACATTTGAAACAACTAAAGGTACCATTCGTATCGAACTGTTCCCCGAACAGACACCAAAGACCGTCGAGAACTTCGAGACTTTGGTGGGCAAAGGCTTTTATGATGGTCTTAGTTTCCACCGCGTGATCCCCGACTTCATGATCCAAGGTGGTTGCCCTCAAGGGACCGGAACCGGCGGACCTGGTTACAACTTCGAAGACGAATTTGTTCCCGAACTTCGTCACGATGGTCCCGGCGTTCTGTCGATGGCCAACGCTGGACCTAACACCAACGGTTCGCAGTTCTTCATCACCCACGTCGCCTGCCCTCACTTGGACGGCAAGCACAGCGTGTTCGGTAAAGTGATCGAAGGCCAAGACGTTGTCGATTCGATCGCTCAAGGCGACAAGATGGACAAAGTTACGGTTTCGGACGAATAA
- a CDS encoding CRTAC1 family protein, which translates to MTRRYRTSAKGNSKSGAVSKPLMAALAIFIVAAVGIWFFTRPKVDVQQTLTQLRTAVGQIENLEVDQAQATLLAIQPLFPDDPSLQQNLAVNAVSRLRQLAATIDNVSVDPEVVESARQQFPAAVAAAQQNIDSFAALAGENAAAAWLKSRLMQVEASRVAPSQATQLAAENVRFLTETLAEHPDWLALVGPLTTALDESTDDELSQSVLPTLIEASEANPRNLFAVMQAINVAVKQRDPAATRLLQRSKELAEPLVPETSTIAASLGMEPLAVADRVIQAIADDDWQQAGLYTNYWINLHKGTAAYRTDLRLATPHELDFLSFDLSRRLGDQWAASHRETTPPIPISFDIQSVAETTGSAAKQVAWVDFDLDGTSELAVLDEDGLSILQREDDRWQRIATATVPADSQRFVVADLFLVDSSDRNRLRKSRVQTTDISDARRANQHDTFRSFVVSGPAGVTVLQANPEASDPQQRLRTPEKPTNLESITGVTASIACDIDADGDIDLVLGTETEGVQIWINRGNMTFFPVSAHSQLPPSDNPAIDFAFVDFDRDLDLDLLTVLRDGTVGVLENLLHLQFRWQPKDWHTGDGGVATKIGVGDIDGNVSWDPIIAQGDGLQVVFSETSDIGVWKKVGQANSPLAGPQFVTSEFNNDAWLDLVSWNEAGLAIDSLGFDGAASSLGEFAIEADAAIRDVSPGDWDGDGRIDLAIASDDGVWIASNTTQGTGNYLRASFKGIDDNASGRVNHYAIGSVLELRYGPYYRAQVITDPITHFGMGTESEAITLRAILPNGVTQSVVQPAANQILYEQQTLKGSCPYLYSWDGEKFAFVTDCLWAAPLGLQVAPGKVVPDRPWEYLKVDGRFVQPKDGFYELRITEELWELAYFDHLQLTAIDHPADVEIFTNEKVGPPSIAEHKIHALDKACIQPVRSAVDSSGDDVTQQLRHADEDYVQGFREQYVQGLCVPHWIELDLADIDPAAKRLSLVLTGWIFPTDTTLNIQIAQNPDLASVIYPVLEVPDGEGGWQKAIPYIGFPGGKTKTIVVDITGKLNPEDRRVRIRTSAQIYWDQAVVAVDPPDVETRQYALELQSASLGFHGYSAQLPRQSTQPHRYDYENASTAPKWPPLSGNLTQYGDVLAKLAAWDDDMVVMAAGDEMQLRFPVPAEPIPVGWKRDFVLHCVGWDKDADLHTLAGQTTGPLPFRAMSAYPPPITQAGEAEAARKRNAATQTRSQQYREFWQRSAVPGL; encoded by the coding sequence ATGACGCGTCGATATCGAACCTCGGCGAAGGGGAATTCCAAAAGCGGCGCCGTCTCCAAGCCGCTGATGGCGGCGCTAGCGATCTTTATCGTCGCCGCCGTTGGGATCTGGTTCTTCACGCGACCAAAGGTCGATGTCCAGCAGACGTTGACCCAGTTGCGGACCGCTGTCGGGCAGATCGAAAACCTCGAGGTCGATCAGGCGCAAGCAACGCTGCTGGCGATCCAGCCGCTTTTCCCCGACGATCCCAGTCTGCAGCAGAACCTTGCCGTCAATGCGGTCTCCCGCTTGCGGCAACTGGCCGCGACGATCGACAACGTAAGTGTCGATCCCGAGGTTGTCGAATCGGCACGTCAGCAGTTTCCTGCCGCGGTCGCCGCGGCGCAGCAGAATATCGACAGCTTCGCCGCTCTGGCTGGCGAAAACGCCGCCGCCGCTTGGCTCAAGTCACGCCTGATGCAAGTCGAGGCCTCTCGAGTTGCTCCGTCACAGGCGACGCAACTGGCTGCGGAAAACGTTCGGTTTTTGACCGAAACACTCGCCGAGCATCCCGATTGGTTGGCGCTCGTTGGCCCGCTAACGACCGCGTTGGACGAATCGACCGACGACGAACTTTCGCAAAGCGTTCTGCCGACGCTGATCGAGGCGAGCGAAGCGAATCCCCGCAATCTGTTTGCCGTGATGCAGGCGATTAACGTCGCGGTCAAGCAACGCGATCCCGCGGCAACGCGATTGTTGCAGCGATCGAAGGAACTCGCCGAACCGCTGGTGCCGGAGACCTCCACGATCGCCGCCTCGCTGGGAATGGAGCCGTTGGCCGTTGCCGATCGTGTGATCCAGGCGATCGCCGATGACGATTGGCAGCAGGCCGGACTGTACACAAACTATTGGATCAACCTGCACAAAGGGACGGCTGCCTATCGCACCGACCTGCGACTGGCGACGCCTCACGAACTCGATTTCCTTTCGTTTGATCTGTCGCGACGATTGGGAGATCAGTGGGCTGCGTCGCATCGAGAAACAACGCCGCCGATTCCAATCAGCTTCGACATTCAAAGCGTCGCCGAAACCACAGGGTCCGCGGCGAAACAGGTCGCTTGGGTCGACTTCGATCTCGACGGAACTTCGGAATTGGCGGTCCTCGACGAAGACGGTTTGAGCATCCTGCAAAGGGAGGACGATCGTTGGCAAAGGATCGCCACCGCGACGGTTCCTGCGGACAGCCAACGTTTTGTCGTCGCCGATTTGTTTCTCGTCGATTCGAGCGATCGCAACCGGTTGCGAAAGTCGCGCGTTCAGACGACGGATATCAGCGACGCCAGGCGCGCCAATCAACACGATACGTTTCGCAGCTTTGTCGTCTCCGGGCCTGCGGGAGTGACGGTGCTGCAAGCGAACCCCGAGGCGAGCGATCCGCAGCAGCGATTGCGGACTCCGGAAAAACCGACAAATTTGGAATCGATCACCGGCGTAACCGCTTCGATCGCCTGCGATATCGATGCCGATGGCGATATCGATCTCGTTCTGGGGACCGAGACCGAGGGCGTGCAGATCTGGATCAATCGCGGGAACATGACTTTTTTTCCCGTCTCCGCGCACAGCCAATTGCCGCCGTCGGACAATCCGGCGATCGATTTTGCGTTTGTCGATTTCGACCGCGATCTCGATCTCGATCTGCTAACCGTTTTGCGCGACGGAACGGTCGGAGTGCTCGAGAATTTGCTGCATTTGCAATTCCGCTGGCAACCGAAAGATTGGCACACCGGCGACGGCGGCGTGGCGACAAAGATCGGCGTCGGCGACATCGACGGCAATGTCTCGTGGGATCCGATCATCGCACAGGGGGACGGGCTGCAGGTCGTCTTCAGCGAAACGAGCGATATCGGGGTTTGGAAAAAGGTCGGTCAGGCGAATTCGCCGTTGGCTGGGCCGCAATTTGTCACCAGCGAGTTTAACAACGACGCTTGGTTGGATCTCGTCTCGTGGAACGAAGCGGGCTTGGCGATCGATAGCCTCGGCTTCGATGGCGCCGCCAGTTCGCTGGGCGAATTTGCGATCGAAGCCGACGCGGCGATTCGCGACGTCAGCCCAGGCGACTGGGATGGCGATGGACGAATCGATCTGGCGATCGCCAGCGACGATGGTGTTTGGATCGCGAGCAACACGACGCAGGGAACGGGCAATTATCTGCGAGCCAGTTTTAAGGGGATCGATGACAACGCCAGCGGCCGCGTGAATCATTACGCGATCGGATCGGTTCTGGAGCTCCGCTACGGCCCCTACTACCGCGCTCAAGTCATCACCGATCCGATCACTCATTTCGGGATGGGGACCGAATCCGAAGCGATCACGCTGCGAGCGATCCTTCCCAACGGCGTCACTCAAAGCGTCGTCCAGCCCGCGGCGAATCAGATCCTTTACGAACAGCAAACGCTCAAGGGATCATGTCCCTATCTTTACAGCTGGGATGGAGAGAAGTTCGCCTTCGTCACCGATTGCCTTTGGGCGGCGCCGCTGGGGCTGCAGGTTGCGCCCGGAAAAGTTGTCCCCGATCGTCCTTGGGAATACTTGAAAGTCGATGGTCGCTTCGTTCAGCCGAAAGATGGATTTTATGAGCTGCGGATCACCGAGGAGCTTTGGGAACTTGCCTACTTCGATCATCTGCAGCTGACAGCGATCGATCATCCCGCCGACGTCGAGATCTTTACAAACGAGAAGGTTGGCCCGCCGAGCATCGCCGAGCACAAGATCCACGCGTTGGATAAGGCTTGCATCCAACCGGTTCGATCGGCCGTCGATTCATCCGGCGACGATGTCACGCAACAATTGCGGCACGCCGACGAGGATTACGTCCAAGGATTCCGGGAACAGTACGTCCAAGGATTGTGCGTTCCGCACTGGATCGAATTGGATCTGGCCGACATCGACCCAGCCGCCAAGCGATTGTCTTTGGTGCTGACGGGATGGATCTTCCCGACCGATACGACACTCAATATTCAGATTGCCCAGAATCCCGATTTGGCGAGCGTCATCTATCCCGTTTTGGAAGTCCCCGACGGCGAAGGTGGCTGGCAGAAAGCGATCCCTTACATCGGATTCCCGGGCGGGAAGACGAAGACGATCGTCGTCGACATCACCGGCAAATTGAATCCCGAGGATCGTCGGGTTCGGATTCGCACCTCGGCTCAAATCTATTGGGACCAAGCGGTGGTTGCCGTCGATCCGCCCGACGTTGAGACCCGGCAATACGCATTGGAACTGCAATCGGCATCGCTCGGCTTCCATGGCTATTCGGCTCAGCTGCCGCGGCAATCGACTCAACCGCATCGCTACGATTATGAAAACGCGTCGACCGCGCCGAAGTGGCCTCCGCTGAGCGGGAATCTTACGCAGTATGGCGACGTTTTGGCGAAGCTGGCCGCCTGGGATGACGACATGGTCGTGATGGCGGCAGGCGACGAGATGCAGCTCCGTTTTCCCGTCCCCGCCGAACCGATCCCGGTGGGCTGGAAGCGGGACTTTGTTCTGCACTGCGTCGGGTGGGATAAAGATGCCGACCTGCACACGCTGGCTGGTCAGACGACGGGTCCGCTGCCGTTTCGGGCGATGAGTGCCTATCCGCCGCCGATCACTCAGGCGGGCGAAGCCGAAGCGGCCCGCAAGCGGAACGCCGCGACGCAGACTCGCAGTCAGCAGTACCGCGAGTTTTGGCAGCGCTCGGCGGTCCCAGGTCTATAG
- a CDS encoding DUF1549 domain-containing protein, with protein sequence MNRLTFCRRFIPQRFSLCVLLALALASGGQADDAKIDFPHDVAPILKRHCVTCHGGREREGDFSINTRGDLIESQIIDLDAPDASHLLELITSDDPDAQMPPSDRARLSAAEVEILRRWIAQGLPWDAELTFAINSYQPPLKPRTPPLPAAIDGRNHPIDRILDAYLVDNDLPRPMAIDDATFARRVHLDLTGLLPTPQRLQEFLADQDPDKRERLIDELLADRFAYAEHWLTFFNDLLRNDYSGTGFITGGRKQVSGWLYDSLLANKPFDQMARELIAPPTAESRGFIDGIKWRGEVSAGQTLEIQFAQSLSQSFLGINMKCASCHDSFIDRWTLRDAYGLAAIYASRPLELHRCDKPTGQMAEAAWMFPELGPIDPAAPRDDRLKQLADLMTDRENGRFARTIVNRLWYRMMGRGIVHPLDAMQNEPWNIDLLDYLASDFIANGFDLKQTLKRIATSEAYQSQTETVAQPESSETYVYRGPRARRMTAEQFLDAIWQLTGSGPEKFDAPVVRSNLSDEALESIAMDGDWIWGASEVQPPAAGAEVALRKTITLADDVASGGAMITCDNAFRLFINGRRVAAGDNWTRPQTVPLVKHLTKGENTLLVIAKNAGSSPNPAGLYFQAQITLDDGAVKRLKSDDSWQFSNTLPKETKGQLTDLPTEWQPAEVVPAVAAWKSLIQAEGRTLLARVALGDGNLPPVRASLMKNTALMKSLGRPMREQIVSMRPDRLTTLEAIDLANDAALANSFAAGARRILQQPPQPTDALVRSLFLAALSRQPTEVEARLFAEAIGQQPNEASLQDALWAICMLPEFLLVR encoded by the coding sequence ATGAATCGCTTGACGTTTTGTCGCCGTTTTATTCCCCAACGGTTTTCCCTCTGCGTGCTGCTGGCCCTGGCACTGGCCAGCGGCGGTCAAGCTGACGATGCAAAGATCGACTTTCCCCACGATGTCGCTCCAATTTTGAAGCGGCATTGTGTCACCTGTCACGGCGGTCGGGAACGGGAAGGCGATTTTTCGATCAACACCCGCGGCGACCTGATCGAATCGCAGATCATCGATCTCGATGCTCCCGACGCTTCACACCTTCTCGAATTGATAACCTCCGACGATCCCGACGCGCAGATGCCGCCGTCGGATCGGGCTCGGTTGTCGGCCGCCGAAGTGGAGATTCTGCGGCGTTGGATCGCCCAAGGATTACCGTGGGATGCGGAGCTGACGTTTGCGATCAACAGCTACCAGCCGCCGTTGAAACCTCGCACGCCGCCGCTCCCCGCGGCTATCGATGGCCGAAATCACCCGATCGATCGGATCCTGGACGCTTATCTTGTCGATAACGATTTGCCGCGTCCGATGGCGATCGACGATGCAACTTTCGCTCGCCGAGTGCATCTGGATCTGACAGGTCTGCTGCCGACGCCGCAGCGGTTGCAGGAATTCCTAGCCGACCAAGATCCCGACAAACGAGAGCGTTTGATCGATGAACTGCTGGCCGATCGGTTCGCTTACGCCGAACATTGGCTTACCTTTTTTAACGACCTGCTGCGCAACGACTACAGCGGCACGGGCTTCATCACCGGCGGTCGCAAACAGGTGAGCGGTTGGCTGTACGATTCGCTGCTAGCGAACAAACCGTTCGACCAGATGGCGCGAGAATTGATAGCGCCGCCGACGGCGGAGAGCCGCGGGTTCATCGACGGCATCAAGTGGCGAGGCGAAGTGAGCGCCGGGCAGACGCTGGAAATCCAATTCGCCCAGAGCCTGTCGCAATCGTTTCTTGGGATCAACATGAAGTGCGCTTCGTGCCACGACAGCTTCATCGATCGATGGACGTTGCGCGATGCGTACGGGCTGGCGGCGATCTACGCTTCGCGGCCGCTGGAACTGCATCGCTGCGACAAGCCGACGGGGCAGATGGCCGAAGCCGCCTGGATGTTTCCAGAGCTCGGCCCGATCGATCCCGCCGCGCCGCGAGACGATCGACTGAAGCAACTTGCCGACCTGATGACCGATCGCGAAAACGGCCGCTTCGCCCGCACGATCGTCAACCGCTTGTGGTACCGAATGATGGGGCGAGGAATCGTGCATCCGTTGGACGCGATGCAGAACGAGCCCTGGAACATCGACTTGTTAGACTATCTGGCCAGTGATTTCATCGCCAACGGTTTTGATCTGAAACAGACGCTGAAGCGGATCGCCACCAGCGAGGCCTATCAATCGCAAACCGAAACGGTTGCCCAGCCCGAATCGTCGGAGACCTACGTCTATCGTGGCCCGCGAGCCCGGCGGATGACGGCGGAGCAGTTCCTCGATGCAATCTGGCAACTGACCGGCAGCGGACCGGAAAAGTTCGACGCGCCAGTGGTGCGGAGCAATCTCAGCGACGAAGCGTTGGAATCGATCGCCATGGACGGGGATTGGATCTGGGGCGCGTCGGAGGTCCAGCCTCCCGCGGCAGGGGCCGAGGTGGCGCTGCGAAAAACGATCACTCTGGCCGACGATGTCGCCTCTGGCGGCGCGATGATCACCTGCGACAACGCATTCCGGCTGTTCATCAACGGACGCCGCGTCGCCGCCGGAGACAACTGGACGCGTCCGCAGACGGTTCCGTTGGTGAAGCATCTGACCAAGGGTGAGAACACGCTGTTGGTGATCGCAAAAAATGCAGGTTCGTCTCCTAACCCGGCCGGGCTCTATTTCCAGGCCCAAATAACGCTCGACGATGGCGCGGTGAAGCGGCTGAAATCGGACGACTCTTGGCAATTCAGCAACACGTTGCCCAAAGAAACCAAGGGGCAACTTACCGATCTGCCAACCGAATGGCAGCCGGCGGAGGTCGTTCCCGCCGTGGCCGCTTGGAAAAGCCTGATCCAGGCGGAGGGCCGCACGCTGTTGGCCCGCGTCGCTTTGGGAGATGGCAATCTGCCGCCGGTTCGGGCTTCGCTGATGAAAAACACAGCGCTGATGAAATCGCTAGGACGGCCGATGCGAGAACAGATCGTATCGATGCGTCCGGATCGATTAACGACGCTCGAAGCGATCGATCTGGCCAACGACGCCGCGTTGGCGAACAGCTTTGCCGCCGGAGCGCGTCGCATATTGCAGCAGCCGCCACAGCCGACCGACGCGTTGGTCCGGTCGCTGTTCCTGGCCGCGCTGTCGCGTCAGCCGACCGAGGTCGAGGCGAGGTTGTTCGCTGAAGCGATCGGCCAACAACCAAACGAAGCGAGCCTTCAAGACGCTTTGTGGGCGATCTGCATGTTGCCCGAATTCCTGTTGGTACGGTAA
- a CDS encoding enoyl-ACP reductase FabI: protein MDFTGKKGLVLGVANDHSIAWAIAQELLEGGAEVGFTHLPDRPDDERRKNRTRVSKLTDKYPNAKFLEPLDVSNDEQIAGIMAKAKEEFGTIDFLLHSIAFADRADLGRETIETSRDGFKLAMDISVYSLIAVCNAARSILADGASVATMTYFGGEKCVPGYNVMGICKAALEASMRYLAYDLGQQGVRINALSAGPVRTLAGKAAGVDDMLALYEHMAPLGRNITHGEVGKTGAFLLSPASQGITGEILHIDGGYHAMGSPGRLLDKIKQQQS, encoded by the coding sequence ATGGATTTTACTGGAAAGAAGGGCTTGGTATTGGGCGTTGCAAACGACCATTCGATCGCTTGGGCTATCGCTCAAGAATTGCTCGAGGGGGGCGCCGAAGTCGGCTTTACCCACCTGCCCGATCGTCCCGATGACGAGCGACGCAAGAACCGCACCCGCGTCAGCAAGCTGACCGACAAATATCCTAACGCCAAGTTCCTGGAACCGTTGGACGTTTCCAACGACGAACAGATCGCTGGCATCATGGCCAAGGCGAAAGAGGAATTCGGAACTATCGATTTCCTGCTGCACTCGATCGCGTTTGCCGATCGCGCCGATCTAGGCCGCGAAACGATCGAAACCAGCCGCGATGGGTTCAAGCTGGCGATGGACATCAGCGTCTACAGCTTGATCGCTGTCTGCAACGCAGCTCGATCGATCCTCGCCGACGGTGCATCGGTCGCCACGATGACCTACTTCGGCGGCGAAAAGTGCGTCCCCGGTTACAACGTGATGGGAATCTGCAAAGCCGCTCTCGAAGCGAGCATGCGATACCTGGCTTACGATCTGGGACAACAAGGCGTCCGCATCAACGCGCTGAGCGCTGGCCCGGTCCGAACTTTGGCTGGCAAAGCGGCTGGCGTCGACGATATGCTGGCGTTGTACGAACACATGGCGCCATTGGGACGCAACATCACGCACGGCGAAGTCGGCAAGACGGGAGCGTTTTTGCTGAGCCCCGCCAGCCAAGGCATCACCGGCGAGATCTTGCACATCGATGGTGGATACCACGCGATGGGCAGCCCCGGCCGCTTGCTGGACAAGATCAAGCAACAGCAGAGCTAA